From the Micromonospora echinofusca genome, the window CCGCAGCCCGTCGACCGGGCTCTCGGGGCAGGCCCGCCCGGCCAGCCCGGCGGCGTCGGCCCGGCGCAGTCGGTGCAGCCGGTGTCCGTCACCGATCAGCCCATGGTCGAGCGCCCACTCGGTGCTCTCCCGTGCCACCCGCTCGGTGGCGTCGTGCTGGCGCTCGGGAAAGGGGGGTTCCCGTAGCGCCGAGACCGCAAAGGTCCGCATGGTGCCCCCTGTCGCGCCGTTCCCGGACGGGACGGTGCGGCACAGCGTACGGGAACAGGGATCGGCCGTTATCGTTGGGGCGTCCGGCCCCGCGGCCTGCTCCGTGACCGTTTGCGCGCAGTCGGTCACATGCCCAGGCTGGCGTCCCGGAGCCGCTCGGACAGCGTCGCGGGCCCGTCGATCTGCACCCGGGACACCCGCTGCCGGCCGCTGAGGAACAGGGCCAGCTCGCCCGGCGCCCCCACCACCCGCACGGGTTCGCCGCCCCGGCCGACGGAGAGTTCGCCGTAGCCGGGGGCCTGGATGAAGACGTCGGCCGGGAACCGGCGCAGCGCCAGCCGGGCCAACCCGGCACACCGCTTCCAGAGCGCCGCGTCCAGCCCCGCCGACAGGTCGCGCGGCAGCCAGCCCGGACGGGCGCGGCGGACGTCCTCGTGGTGGATGAAGAACTCCAGCGTGTTGGCCAGCTCGTCGGTGACCGGGTTGCTCACCGGGCTCCACAGCGGCGGGCGGCGCACCTCGTCGAGCAGCCGCGGCCAGGGGCGCGCGGCGACGCGCAGGCGCACCCGCTCGGCGTAGCCGCGTAGCGGCGGGAGCAGGATCCCGCCGGCGGCGTCGGGCCGGCGTTCCCGGAGCACCAGGTGGGCGGCGAGGTCGCGGATGTCCCACCCCTCGTTGACCGTCGGCGCCTCCGGTCCCAGCGTCTGCATCAGGTCGGCGAGCGCCTCGCGCTCCGATCGGGCGTACCGCGGCATGGCCCGATCGTAGGCGCGTACGACCCGATCGGCGCGCCGAGTGGGCCGCGGGCCGCCGTGACGGCGGACATAGCGGACCGGGGCGGCGGAGCTGGCTCCGACCGGTAAGGATGAGGAAGATAATTGCGGCTTACGGCGGGGGAGAGTGTGGCGAGCAGGACAAGTCGGGACGTGCTGGTTCGGGGCCTGGTCGTCCTGGGGCGGGCGATCCGGGAGGAGCCCCGCATCTTCGCGGTCGCGGTGAGCGGCAGCGTCCTCTTCGGTGCCATGACGGTGGCCAGCGCCTTCGTGGTGGGTGCCGTGGTCGGCGACGTGGTGGTGCCCGCGATCGAGCGCGGCGCGGTCGGGGTCGGGGGGCTCGCCCTGGCCGCCGTCGCGCTGTTCGGCATCAGCGTGCTGCGGGTGGCCGGCATCTTCGGTCGCCGGCTCGGCGCGGGCTACATGCAGTACCGTCTCCAGGCCGCCTACCGGCGCCGGGTGACCCGCCGCTACCTGGAGCTGCCGCTGGCCTGGCACCACCGCAACGCCACCGGCACGTTGCTGTCCAACGCCAACTCCGACGTCGAGGCCGCCTGGTACCCGATCGCTCCACTGCCGTTCGCGGTCGGCACCCTGGTGATGCTGGTCGGCGCGGTGGCGTCGCTCTTCGTCACCGACTGGGCGTTGGCGCTTGTCGGTCTCGCGGTCTTCCCGGCGCTCTTCGCGCTCAACGTCGCCTACTCCCGGCGGATGGCGCCCCGCCAGGCCCGGGCCCAGCGGCTGCGCGCCGAGGTCAGCGGCATCGCGCACGAGAGCTTCGACGGCGCCCTGGTCGTCAAGACGATGGGCCGGGAGGCGCAGGAGACCGACCGGTTCGCCGCCCGCGCGGGCGAGCTGCGCGACTCGCTGGTGGCGGTCGGGCGGCTGCGCGGCGTCTTCGACCCGCTGCTGGAGACCCTGCCCAGCCTCGGCACCCTCGCCGTGCTGGTGGTCGGCGCGATCCGGCTGCGGCAGGGCGAGATCAGCGTCGCCGAGCTGATCAGCGTCGCCTTCCTCTTCACGGTGCTGGCGTTCCCCGTCCGGGCCATCGGCTGGGTGCTGGCCGAGCTGCCGCGCAGCGTCGCCGGCTGGGACCGGGTCAGCCGGGTGCTCGACGCCACCGGCGAGATGCCGTACGGCGACACCACGCTCGACGTGTCCGAGCCCCGCCCGGCCAGCCTCGCGTTCTCCGGCGTGCGCTTCGGCTACGAACCGGCCGAGGCGCACCTGCCCGGCACGGAGGTGTTGGGCGAGGTCTCCTTCACCGTGCCGGCCGGGAAGATCGTCGCCCTGGTCGGGCCGACCGGCTCGGGCAAGTCGACGATCGCCGCGCTGGCCGTACGGCTGGTCGACCCCCTGGCCGGCACGGTGTGCCTGGACGGGGTCGACGTCCGCCGGCTCACCGCCGCCTCGCTGACGGGCACGGCCGCGCTGGTGGCCCAGGTGCCGTTCGTCTTCGACGACACGGTGCGGGCCAACGTCACCCTGGACCGGCCGGGCATCGGCGACGACGACGTCTGGGCCGCGCTGCGGCTGGCCGAGGCGGACGGTTTCGTCGCGGCCCTGCCCGAGGGGCTCGACACGATGGTCGGCGAGCGGGGCACCTCGCTCTCCGGCGGTCAGCGGCAGCGGCTCACCCTGGCCCGCGCGCTCGCCGGCCGGCCGCGCCTGCTGGTGCTCGACGACGCGACCAGTGCGGTCGATCCCCGGGTGGAGGCGGCCATCCTGGCCGGGCTGCGCTCGTCGGCGGGCGAGGCCGGGGCGCCGGCCGCGTCGATCCTGGTGGTCGCCTACCGGCGGGCCACCATCGCGCTGGCCGACGAGGTGGTCTACCTGGAGCAGGGCCGGGTGGTGGCCCGGGGCCCGCACGCCGAGCTGCTGGCCACGGTGCCGGGCTACGTCGACCTGGTCACCGCCTACGAGCAGGCCGAGGTCGACCACACCAAGGACGAGACGTACGACGAGGTCGCCCCGCTGACGTCGGGCCTGGAAATCGAGGTGGACCGGTGAGTGCGAGGAGTGCAGCGGAGCGGAGCCCCGCAGTCGCGAACGAAAGGCCAGCCCGGTGAGTGCGAGGAGTGCAGCGGAGCGGAGCCCCGCAGTCGCGAACGAAAGGCCAGCCCGGTGAGTGTTGCCACTACCGCGGGAACGGCGCGGAAGCCCGCGACCGACGAGCCGCCCGAGAACCCCGAGACGACCTGGCAGACGCTGCGTCGTGGCCTGGCTCTCTCCCCGGAGCTGCGGGTCGGCCTGGCCGGCACGCTCGGCCTGGCCCTGGTCTACATGGTCGGCCGGGCGGCCGTGCCGGTGGCGGTCCAGCAGGGCATCGACAACGGCCTCGTCGGCGGCCTGGACCTGGGCGTCGTCTGGACGGTGGTCGCCGCGACCGCCGCGGTGCTGGTGGTGACCACGATCTGCGGGTACCTGATGATGCG encodes:
- a CDS encoding TIGR03085 family metal-binding protein produces the protein MPRYARSEREALADLMQTLGPEAPTVNEGWDIRDLAAHLVLRERRPDAAGGILLPPLRGYAERVRLRVAARPWPRLLDEVRRPPLWSPVSNPVTDELANTLEFFIHHEDVRRARPGWLPRDLSAGLDAALWKRCAGLARLALRRFPADVFIQAPGYGELSVGRGGEPVRVVGAPGELALFLSGRQRVSRVQIDGPATLSERLRDASLGM
- a CDS encoding ABC transporter ATP-binding protein; this translates as MASRTSRDVLVRGLVVLGRAIREEPRIFAVAVSGSVLFGAMTVASAFVVGAVVGDVVVPAIERGAVGVGGLALAAVALFGISVLRVAGIFGRRLGAGYMQYRLQAAYRRRVTRRYLELPLAWHHRNATGTLLSNANSDVEAAWYPIAPLPFAVGTLVMLVGAVASLFVTDWALALVGLAVFPALFALNVAYSRRMAPRQARAQRLRAEVSGIAHESFDGALVVKTMGREAQETDRFAARAGELRDSLVAVGRLRGVFDPLLETLPSLGTLAVLVVGAIRLRQGEISVAELISVAFLFTVLAFPVRAIGWVLAELPRSVAGWDRVSRVLDATGEMPYGDTTLDVSEPRPASLAFSGVRFGYEPAEAHLPGTEVLGEVSFTVPAGKIVALVGPTGSGKSTIAALAVRLVDPLAGTVCLDGVDVRRLTAASLTGTAALVAQVPFVFDDTVRANVTLDRPGIGDDDVWAALRLAEADGFVAALPEGLDTMVGERGTSLSGGQRQRLTLARALAGRPRLLVLDDATSAVDPRVEAAILAGLRSSAGEAGAPAASILVVAYRRATIALADEVVYLEQGRVVARGPHAELLATVPGYVDLVTAYEQAEVDHTKDETYDEVAPLTSGLEIEVDR